The following are from one region of the Arcobacter defluvii genome:
- the cmoB gene encoding tRNA 5-methoxyuridine(34)/uridine 5-oxyacetic acid(34) synthase CmoB, giving the protein MNLEILQNKKQECRTWKNVEPWYLQLQEACKIKKSDLKIDYGDWFSVGKREDLTNDEYEVIVKTAKKLIPWRKGPFNVFGLEIDSEWQSNIKYNLIRPFFNLKDKIVADIGCNNGYYMFRMLEDKPKRLIGFDPSPLTLHQFEFINHFVKSEIIYEMLGVEHLEFYNHKFDFIFMLGVLYHRPDPVGTLKSLARGLNSKGEILIDTFMIDGEDEICLTPNKRYSKIPNIYFIPTIPALKNWLERAGFEDIEILATTVTTSEEQRKTEWSFDQSLEDFLDENDNTKTVEGYPAPKRVYVKAKKVL; this is encoded by the coding sequence ATGAATTTAGAAATATTACAAAATAAAAAACAAGAATGTCGTACTTGGAAAAATGTTGAACCTTGGTATTTGCAGCTTCAAGAAGCTTGTAAAATAAAAAAATCAGATTTGAAAATAGATTATGGTGATTGGTTTAGTGTAGGAAAAAGAGAAGATTTAACAAATGACGAATATGAAGTTATAGTTAAAACAGCTAAAAAATTAATCCCTTGGAGAAAAGGTCCTTTTAATGTTTTTGGTTTAGAAATAGATAGTGAATGGCAAAGTAATATTAAATACAATCTTATACGTCCTTTTTTTAATCTAAAAGATAAAATTGTTGCTGACATTGGTTGTAACAATGGTTATTATATGTTTAGAATGCTTGAAGACAAACCTAAAAGATTAATTGGTTTTGATCCATCACCTTTAACTTTACATCAATTTGAGTTTATAAATCATTTTGTGAAATCAGAAATAATCTATGAAATGCTAGGAGTTGAGCATTTAGAATTTTATAATCATAAATTTGATTTTATTTTTATGCTTGGAGTCTTATATCATAGACCAGACCCAGTTGGAACTTTAAAATCATTAGCAAGAGGATTAAATAGTAAAGGTGAAATTTTAATTGATACTTTTATGATAGATGGCGAAGATGAGATTTGTTTGACACCAAATAAAAGATATTCAAAAATTCCAAATATCTATTTTATTCCAACAATTCCTGCACTTAAAAATTGGTTAGAAAGAGCAGGATTCGAAGATATCGAAATTCTTGCTACAACAGTTACAACATCCGAAGAACAGAGAAAAACAGAATGGTCTTTTGATCAAAGTTTAGAAGATTTTTTAGATGAAAATGATAATACAAAAACTGTTGAAGGATATCCAGCACCCAAAAGAGTTTATGTAAAAGCTAAAAAAGTTTTATAA